Sequence from the Castanea sativa cultivar Marrone di Chiusa Pesio chromosome 12, ASM4071231v1 genome:
ATGATAGCATTTTTGTCATCATGCATGAGTGCACAAAGAGTATACTTTTGTCAATAGCAATAAGTTTCAAATGCAGAAATCATTATATCATTATTCTACGTCCAACTGGTTTAAGGTAAAGGAAGGCAAATGGAGTTTTAGTCTTCTGATTTATTTATCAAACCAACTGGAACTTATCACTTTTAggaatcaattaaataaaagcAGATCCATCCAATGACATACAGAACACACTTATATTTCTAAGATATCATCCAGTTTTACACAAAaagatatataaacaaatatacacacatacatattaCAAACCCACAAGAATAGCAACAGCAGAAGTAACAACAATGCGCTGATGTTCATTTTGAACTAGAACATGCACCTTACAAGGAGATTATCTAGGATCCTCAGAATAATCCTTCAAAGCACTCATTCCCTGGAAAGGAACTGCAATTATTGTTACATACCATCTGGTGAAGCAAGTGTTTTGCTAACGTCGATAACCATTGGATCACTTGCATTAATATCAGCACTTTGAGATGCCTTCGATTCCTCCTCTTTGATTAGAGTAGCTTTTAAagcttcttccttttttattcGGTTTTGCTCTTCTTCATAAGCAATTAGCTCATCTCCGATCAAAGGAACCCTCCTGGACATGGTGACTTTAACAGCTTTTGGAGGTGGATCTGCCTGGAGTATACGAGCTAATGAAGCAAACTACATATTCACAGTAAGGTGTCagtatatttatgttttaatacaGAAAAAGATATTCCAGATAATTTTGCAATGAAATTGGAATAATAGATAGCAGTCAAATCATGCTTCAAATTTATGTACATGAGTAGTGAATGTTATTAACTTATTAGATTaggtcaaaagaaaaaaaatggcatcATTTACCAAAACTACTCTTGATAAAGAATGGAAAAGACAATAGATGTGCAAACAagtggaaagaaaaatgaaattaagaaaaagaaaggggtgggGAGGGGGGGACAGAAAGTTCTCTCCCTATgcttactgaaaactgaaaataaattcaaataaagcTTAAGAAAGTAGATTCTGTCATTCACATGGGTATAATACCAGTAACCACAATAGTTCATTAAACCTTGAACAGAACGAATTATAGAGCAATATGCAATATAGTGAAAAATATCCCATTCGATCAATAAAAGAAGTCCTCAATAGAGGGATGTTAAACAATGTGACATATTGACTTTAAAGGATCATAATACATCTGAATATTTTAATATGAAGGAATCAGAGGATCAAATATCTATTTACCTATTGTCACTTGGACATTGCCCAAAGACAAACTTAACAGAATTATTCAAGAGAAGGACAATGAGACCTGCGTAAACATTTAGTCTTATTGAAAATACTAGAACATGGATATTATATGATGAAGCGATGAAAAAGGTGCTTTAATAGGACTAAAGGTTGTAACTAAGAAAAGCCAGGCTTAGTAATGAGACAGTAGTTAAAACTGATGTCCTCAAGGCTGCGAATACTGCATTATAGATCTGGGATGGATCAACCATGACAACAGAGGCAGTTTAAGAGGATAAACCATGTCGAAGGGCAAGATGAAAGAAGTTGAGAAGTGTTTACAATGCATAAAAAGgccaaaattacaaaattttaaagtcAAATGCATGCCAAAGCAAGAATAGAATAAACAAGAGAAAATGATTTAGGAAATGGCTTGGGATACAGTATAGAAGATATCAACCTCAATAGAGGCGCTTGACTAATAAGGACCTGTGTAGCCAACTGTCAACCCAAGAAGTTAAAAAAGCCAATGACATCCTTGTGGATTTCCATGAAAGCATCTGTTTacctttttaacattttaagaTTGAGCAGCAGCATCAATTAAGACCTAGCACACATGGTAAATTCTACACGAGCAAAACAGTTCGATTTCTTTAAGGGGGAGGAGATATCATGAAAATATGATTTCATTGAAAAGGATAGAGCACAAATGAAAAGGGAATGAACTCAAACACAATCTTCGTTGTGTTTGCAGAATTAGAAGTTTCACAGCTGCAATAACAGGCGATTGTGAATTCTCAAATTCCAGGTTTGTATAAAAGTATATAACAAATTGAAGCACGCAAACTCAATCACAGCATTAGCTTCAAGGACAAATTCCAGATTAGTTATCAATATCTAAACTTCAGAAAGTGTAAGACAACTCAAAATGCTATTTCATAAGTAAACAGCTTAAATCCCTAACATGGACAAGTCAACATCCAAGGTCCTAAAAAATCTACCTGGCCTCTTTCAGTGAAGAGAACAAGATTCTTGGCATCTGTCGCCCATTCGACAAATATATCATGTGAAAAACCCACTTCCAAACTCGCCATGGATGCTAGAACAACCTGCATTAAATGTATAAGTCCTTTTTTGTGTGGCTAACAATATAAAATGTATGTGTCATTTCCATCAATAGTGGGCAAAAGCGAAGTTATTGTATACAGAGGCAATCTAACCTTTGGACCATCTGGGGCATTATCAAGTTCACTCTTGCTAATACAAAATCTGACATGTCTGCAAATGAAAATTGCCTGTAAGAACTATTACCCAAGAATATGAAGCTGCATTTTATATGCTTAGTTATTCAGATATTTTAGATTGTCTTTAAGTACACTGAAAACTAGAAACTAAAATCTAAGGCTGCACAAAAAGCAATAGCAATATCAAAGTGCAGAATATtcttagtaaaataatttattaagaaataGCAACTTACTTAAGAAGAAAGGGATTTTCACGATTCTGTTCAAAAGACTTCGCAATGGAATCACTCATCCACTCAAGGAAACTCTTAACATAATCAATCGTGCTAGATGCGACATATGTAAGAAAGAATATGGGATAGTTCAAGCTTTTATCCGTCCAATACTGCAACCATCACCAAGGCCCAATGTCAAAAATCGCTCAATGATAATTGTACAAGGAATATTAATACAGTTAATCAGACCTAGAAAAGTGCATATTCCCTACTAACCTGTTCTAACGTTAAAATAAGCTCCAATACTCGCCCAACTGTGTCCACAGGTAGTAATACATTTCCACCAGCACCCAGAGTTTTCTTTATGGTTTCTAAATAAACAAAGCAAGATAacataagaataaaaaaaaaccatgttcCTTAGCATAATCTTGAAATATATAAGtctttttattggtaagttacacatgcactcAGTGGGTTTTGAACACACAATCTCACCCTCTGTCCACTCTTGTGGGAAGAGGAACATAATCTTGAAATATATAGTTATTATCAATGACTGTGGTAGGCATTCATGCATGCGTGTATAActatgaaatattaaaaatgaaaattacacattaaaaagaattacaaaaacaGGGAGGAACATGTATTATATCATAAACCAACATATTTGTCTAAATACATTGTTTTTTCTCACATCTATTAGGCTAATTGTTAAAAGCATTGACAACACCTGTTATTAGGATTGAAGGCTGGGGAAAGATGATAGAGCAGTCACATTCACAAAAGGTAGCATAACAATCATAAACCCACACACATACGTTATCCACAACTATGTGATCAGGGTTTATGCATGTGCATATATTTTTTCTACAGGAAATACCAAAATTCAACACAGCCAACAAAAGCAAGGATCTAAAAGTGCCAATGAGCTATGGCTTAACTGGCACTTCCTCCTCATAGAATAATGGGATAAGGCCGTGAGTTCAAGACCCAATGGGTGTGTGTATAATTTAccaaattagaattaaaaaattatgggaCATAAAGCTGGatgaaaagtttcaaaatcATAAGAATATGGTACCTCCAAATTCATTCTCCTTTTCACCACGTCTATAAGGCTGATTGTTCAGAGCATTATAAGCATCTGTAATTAGAACAGCAGGCCGCACAAAAGATGCTAGAACAGTTCCATTCAAATGCCTGATTAAAACCACAGCAATAagtatttttttccaatttctttATTGAAGTGTAAACAAGTAAAATCAAATTGAATGAAGGTCCAAGTCACCTATGAAGCAAATTGTTGTAGTATATGGAACAATATGGGAATGTAGCACACCACCACATGGAATGATAGGGTTAGACTTAAACATTATATATGAAAGATGTTAATTTAACCTAGAATATCAACtttaaaagtataaataagGAGAAAGACAAAGAAGGTAAGTTTCAATTCCCAAAATTAGTGTATTTGGATGAAATGTACCACATTTTGGATTGAGTTGTCTGGAATGTGGTTCTCTACCAAAATATTGTACTATGGCAATTGTTGGAAGGAAAATGCACCTTTCTTTGCGATGGTTTAAGTCAACAGCATATATGACATCTTCACCATCCTTTGTTATCTTCCATATTGTACCTCCCAAAAGATGCCCAGCCACATGAGGAGCAATCACAATCCCCTCCCCTTTGCCTAACATTAGTAtaataattccaaaaaaaaaaaaaaagaattaaaagggGAGAAAGCaagaggagggggaggggggcaAAATAAGATTATCAATGCATCTAAAATACATGTCATATCCAAATTCCACTGATAATGTATACATGACCAACCCGATTTAGCATCCAATCGTCTCTATTCATATCAAAATTGATGAATAGGGAAGAAGCCCCTCTAAGAGTTTGTTTGGCATTAActttagcttttagcttttatgtacaactttttagaACCCAATTTTTTCCCgcttctcactttttcaaattttttcaagatacAAGTATACTCTAGCacacttttagtaaaaaaaaattcagcaaaaagCTGGATAAGCTGTTCCCAAATGGACACTAAATGTGAAAACATTCCAAAAGTGGACATGCTTAAAACTGTCATGCCTTATTGGGTTGATAAAATGCCTTCTCCTTTTCTTACTTAAAACACCATTCACTTTATAGATACACCATTGTACTCACGAGGTAAAAGTCCATACAGAGCATTGATTCTCATAGTCTACCACATGTACATCAAAAGCTTTGTAGAACAGACAGCAGAAAACTGACACTTTAACCCGtaaattcctattttttttcacCCAAATCACTTAActcaaaagaagagaaaaaaatgaatgcaCATGTATAGCCCCCCAAAAAGTGAACATAGATCATCACTAAAAATGCATACCAGTGAGATGATGGTTCTGAGAATAGGTCAGTCTGGTCATAACTTGGAAAGCAGAATCAATATCATCTAAAGTAAACAGATCAAACTCCGATATTTgctgcaaaagaaaagatataactACATGTCAAATTAACTTATCAGCATACataacacccaaaaaaaatttgcaacaaaCAGATGCAAGTTCCCAAGAACCACAAATCAGAATAAGAGAACTCAAGAAAAAAGTTTGACGCACAAATTGGTTTTGATAAAAGAAAACACGATcttcacaacaacaaaaaatgtgtCGCAAAAAAAGGCAGTTAAAGTGATTGATGAATACTCCAAGAACAATTTTTGCACAAAATAACCAGATAAGTCATTGTTCCTATTTCATGACTTACATTGTGAGTGCAGATTTTCTTTCTCATTCTTCCTGATAAATAGCATAGTGTTCTAATTTTTAAGCTAAGCTTCTCTACTATCTAGATTAAGGATCCGTTTGAGAACCACTTATTTTtcctgaaactgaaaactttttgctgactTTTGGAGCAATGGGACCAACTTAACAGTGCAATGGGACCCACTTTAGGAGCAaaaataagccaaaaaaaaagtaaaataagctaacttTTTCTCAAATCCCAAACGCAACCTAAGTAATGAATAcacaaattttcatttgtttatataCATCTAGACCGATCATATATACTGAACACAGAAAAGGCggacattaattttttttttttttttatttaattagataCTATAGGATTTGAACCTTTGGCATCACTCATAACTATCAGACAAAGATACCAATATGCACATTTTCTGTGTAAGCGGAATTTGACCTCAGGTCACGTCAGCTCATTCAAGAACATGAGACTTTACCGGTTAAACTAACTAGAACCTACCATTAAAGCTACTCCCTCATCAAGTTAATAACGCAATTAAGATACATTCAATCAAAGCATATCACACTATATATCTAGGAAATCACatttcaaataatttacaaTAAGACACAGTACTCAAAGAAATCGAGTTatgaaagaagaataagaaaaaaaaaaaaaaagttcacctTTCGTGAGAGAAACTGCTCGTACATGGTGAGAAGACCTAATCTGTAAACCGGCTCGGTGGCGTAAACCGGAGCGTTGAGTCCGAGCTGCTTCATGGCATAAGGAAGCGCGCCGAGGTGAAGCGTGTCTGGATGCGATACCAGTACCGCGTCTATCGTCGACGCTACCCTGCAAGAGCAAAATCAGCAAATGAgggtttttagagagagagagagagaggaaagagagagattgtaTGGTACTTGGAGAGAGGGTGAAGGAGAGTGGGGTCGAAGTGGTCGTTCCAGCCACAGTCGATGAGGAAGTTGAAGCTGTCGATAGAGACTAAGTATGAGAGTGGGTTCTCGTTGTACACTCCACATAGTGGAGTCACCTGCACTGAAGTTcccatatctctctctctctctctagcgcTGAAACTTTTTGGTCTTAATATGAGGAATGAAGAGGAGGGATCGGCGGGGAAGTGAGGAAGACGGTGTCGTTTTACAAgcgtttttttccttttgaaaggTTTTTTAAGTACAACCTATGGTAAGCCTACAGTGTTTGCACGGCGTCGTTTAGTATGAGCATAGTAATTGTGTGGAATGGGAAATAATTTATATCTAGacactacttcttcttcttcttcttcttttttttcatgattaaaaattgtgattaatttGTGAATAAAGTTGGTGTGATTGGCCACTTTTCACAACCTCAGTAGATCTGTTTTGGGAGAGAGTTCGTAAAGAAATATAATAGAatagataaattataaatgaatgaggtaaaaaaaaattcgtttCAATTTCACTTAAGATCTGTTtcttttgctgaaactgaaaattttttgtatttcaattCTCAAGtatgctttattattattattattattattttactaatatctatatgtgtgtgtgtgaagattTAAATTAGCCACTTAAGGCCTCGTTTGGGAGAAGcgaatggaatagaatggaaaggaatgaaaagaataattttagaatattcttctcttctcttgtttggaagttttaatgGAAAGAATGAAAAGctcattcccttgt
This genomic interval carries:
- the LOC142620034 gene encoding cleavage and polyadenylation specificity factor subunit 2, translating into MGTSVQVTPLCGVYNENPLSYLVSIDSFNFLIDCGWNDHFDPTLLHPLSKVASTIDAVLVSHPDTLHLGALPYAMKQLGLNAPVYATEPVYRLGLLTMYEQFLSRKQISEFDLFTLDDIDSAFQVMTRLTYSQNHHLTGKGEGIVIAPHVAGHLLGGTIWKITKDGEDVIYAVDLNHRKERHLNGTVLASFVRPAVLITDAYNALNNQPYRRGEKENEFGETIKKTLGAGGNVLLPVDTVGRVLELILTLEQYWTDKSLNYPIFFLTYVASSTIDYVKSFLEWMSDSIAKSFEQNRENPFLLKHVRFCISKSELDNAPDGPKVVLASMASLEVGFSHDIFVEWATDAKNLVLFTERGQFASLARILQADPPPKAVKVTMSRRVPLIGDELIAYEEEQNRIKKEEALKATLIKEEESKASQSADINASDPMVIDVSKTLASPDVAGQHSAGYRDILIDGFVPPSTSVAPMFPFYENTFEWDDFGEVIDPDDYVIKDEDMDQTGMHVGGNLDGKFDEGSASLILDTKPSKVVSNELTVHVKCSLIYMDFEGRSDGRSIKSILSQVAPLKLVLVHGSAEATEHLKQHCLKHVCPHVYAPHIEETIDVTSDLCAYKVQLSEKLMSNVLFKKLGDYEIAWVDAEVGKTDSGMLSLLPCSNAAPLHKSVLVGDLKMADFKQFLASKGVQVEFAGGALRCGEYVTIRKVGDASQKGGGSGLQQILIEGPLCEDYYKIRDYLYSQFFLL